A single region of the Candidatus Eisenbacteria bacterium genome encodes:
- the infC gene encoding translation initiation factor IF-3, giving the protein MASTKEIRVNDRIRIPQVRVIGPDGEQVGILGIREALTFAQERGLDLVEVSPTAKPPVCRVMDFGKFKYEQNKKQQKARKKQHITHLKEVKLRPKIEEHDYRFKVEHGRKFLELHDKVKFTVVFRGREMAHPEAGTRLLQKVVKDLEGVGQVEIPARMEGRSMVLLMVPKPVTTRPVEKKPPASPGAAASAAPTASSKAPKAESPQP; this is encoded by the coding sequence ATCGCTAGCACCAAGGAAATTCGCGTGAACGACCGCATCCGCATCCCGCAGGTCCGTGTCATCGGACCCGACGGGGAGCAGGTCGGAATCCTGGGCATCCGTGAAGCGCTGACGTTCGCGCAGGAGCGGGGCCTGGATCTCGTCGAGGTCTCGCCCACGGCCAAGCCGCCGGTCTGCCGGGTGATGGACTTCGGGAAGTTCAAGTACGAGCAGAACAAGAAGCAGCAGAAGGCGCGCAAGAAGCAGCACATCACGCATCTCAAGGAAGTCAAGCTCAGGCCCAAGATCGAGGAGCACGACTACCGATTCAAGGTCGAGCATGGCCGCAAGTTCCTCGAGCTGCATGACAAGGTGAAGTTCACGGTGGTGTTTCGCGGCCGGGAGATGGCGCATCCCGAGGCCGGCACCCGTCTCCTCCAGAAGGTCGTGAAGGATCTCGAGGGGGTGGGGCAGGTCGAGATCCCGGCGCGCATGGAAGGCCGGAGCATGGTGCTCCTGATGGTGCCGAAGCCCGTCACGACGCGTCCCGTCGAGAAGAAGCCGCCGGCGTCGCCGGGCGCGGCCGCCTCGGCGGCCCCGACCGCTTCGAGCAAGGCACCGAAGGCCGAGTCGCCTCAACCGTAG